A single window of Salminus brasiliensis chromosome 18, fSalBra1.hap2, whole genome shotgun sequence DNA harbors:
- the LOC140539148 gene encoding uncharacterized protein, translated as MEQNTIQWLGPPCCRRGTFSFYKSVCHRPEDGAPVKVWTLGEFYYVRCGPQEPVCIAEVTLLWEDQKQGHLLASSRLYFLPEDTPKGRTGEHGEDEVLGLSKKIVIRVEDLVNWTCLEPPQWKHSCPKSNGLHIPDSPPSEPQEVKTEDASPVVQQKVKVLSYPQYCRFRSLQKRTQNQTGSPSLQDPHMFALGGLKMALHNTRVMYCRDIFNHPSLGTSPSLMSQFGCTSLSLKGRPRKRRGRDGSGSEHQNFSQSESWGERMKENVMGDVEMGWEGSWLPHPEEQLFLDRLLVFMERRGSPISKVPNLGFKKIDLFLMYSVVKKLGGYDTVTSQRLWKTVYNELGGSPGSTSAATCTRRHYEKLMLPYEQHIKGGTQELSKPKATASATATSAAATSAAATATSAAATATSAAATATSAAATATAAAATATAASAAAAATAASAAAIRKPVRGKGAQGSTKKNRVTSQAIPPDGAVVRKRGRPPGKRNTKVLARGRVERTPVMARPRKELVAIKEATLPVFQQLRVSQAPTSITPLPHQPKVNEEGKMEREALAPSSLSGQSKLQIGGSLERFSPTKGMCPLDLFKARLGLSGVGGPERTAQDPSIPHPTALLNQNKARSPETPENFQHQCSGCGLDNTSWTAGAKDGQTTRPPLPPLKILPLDIDCSLQLRQLMRTRLGSAHMNSFTKRLSEALAQDLSKTYQPNGHTLPVSQDQAIPLNLSKKATTKRSSDDMEVRDSQHQNCGELQAKRMKMEPEDTCLALKRNGGLSEVPMVQDEPADLSSPRRARALLPSRTSLVLAGSAAACISPHANLDVSSGSVFPSSVFSSPATLKQESELVPVDLKLGTTPVWKTDPKVTAVCQNSGPKVEQLSQSMPYEDSKLQDYKVPSLKGLSSSDLSKPSQSC; from the exons ATGGAGCAGAATACCATACAG TGGTTAGGCCCCCCCTGCTGTCGGCGAGGCACCTTCTCTTTCTACAAGTCGGTGTGCCACAGGCCAGAGGATGGGGCCCCTGTTAAGGTCTGGACGCTGGGGGAGTTCTACTATGTGCGCTGTGGCCCTCAGGAGCCAGTGTGCATCGCAGAGGTCACCCTGCTGTGGGAGGACCAGAAACAGGGCCACCTGCTGGCCAGCTCCAGACTCTACTTTCTCCCGGAGGACACCCCCAAGGGCAGGACCGGGGAGCATGGAGAG GATGAAGTCCTTGGTTTGTCGAAGAAAATTGTGATCAGAGTGGAAGACTTGGTGAACTGGACCTGCCTAGAACCACCCCAATGGAAACATAGCTGTCCAAAGAGCAATGGCCTCCACATACCTGACAGTCCTCCAAGTGAACCTCAGGAAGTGAAAACTGAGG ATGCTTCTCCGGTAGTGCAGCAGAAAGTAAAGGTGCTGAGTTACCCCCAGTACTGCCGCTTCCGTTCTCTGCAGAAACGCACCCAGAACCAAACTGGCTCCCCAAGTTTGCAAGACCCTCACATGTTTGCTTTGGGAGGGCTAAAAATGGCCCTGCACAACACCAGAGTCATGTACTGCAGGGACATCTTCAACCACCCATCTCTTGGCACCAGCCCAAGTTTAATGTCTCAGTTTG GGTGTACTTCTCTAAGCCTTAAAGGACGACCACGGAAAAGAAGGGGACGAGACGGCAGTGGAAGCGAACACCAAAATTTCAGTCAATCCGAGTCATGGGGAGAGAGGATGAAG GAAAATGTGATGGGCGATGTGGAAATGGGATGGGAGGGAAGTTGGCTGCCTCACCCTGAGGAGCAGCTCTTTCTGGACCGGCTCTTAGTCTTCATGGAGCGTAGAGGGTCCCCCATTAGCAAAGTCCCCAATTTGGGCTTCAAGAAGA TTGATCTCTTCCTCATGTACTCGGTTGTCAAAAAGCTGGGAGGCTATGATACG GTGACATCTCAACGCTTGTGGAAGACTGTTTACAATGAGTTGGGTGGGAGCCCAGGCAGTACGAGTGCTGCCACCTGTACCAGGAGGCATTATGAAAA GCTGATGCTCCCATATGAACAACACATAAAGGGTGGGACTCAAGAGCTGAGCAAGCCCAAAGCAACAGCTTCAGCAACAGCAACTTCAGCTGCAGCAACTTCAGCTGCAGCAACAGCAACTTCAGCTGCAGCAACAGCAACTTCAGCTGCAGCAACAGCAACTTCAGCtgcagcaacagcaacagcagctgcagcaacagcaacagcagcttcagctgcagctgcagcaacagcagcttcagctgcAGCCATCCGAAAACCTGTGCGTGGGAAAGGAGCACAGGGCTCCACAAAGAAGAATAGGGTCACTAGTCAG GCAATCCCACCAGATGGTGCGGTGGTTCGAAAAAGAGGAAGACCACCTGGCAAACGGAACACTAAAGTTCTGGCTAGGGGTAGAGTTGAAAGAACACCTGTAATGGCGAGACCTCGCAAAGAGCTGGTAGCAATTAAAGAAGCAACTTTGCCTGTTTTCCAGCAGTTAAGGGTTTCCCAAGCACCAACATCCATCACCCCTCTGCCCCACCAGCCTAAAGTGAACGAAGAGGGGAAAATGGAGCGTGAAGCCTTAGCCCCATCTTCATTGTCTGGTCAGTCTAAGCTCCAAATCGGTGGCTCTTTGGAACGGTTCAGCCCCACCAAAGGTATGTGTCCTTTGGACCTCTTCAAGGCTCGCTTGGGCCTCAGTGGAGTGGGTGGtccagagagaactgctcaagaCCCCTCAATCCCTCATCCGACAGCTCTGCTTAACCAAAACAAGGCGAGGAGTCCCGAGACGCCAGAGAATTTCCAGCACCAGTGTTCAGGGTGTGGCTTGGACAATACGTCCTGGACTGCCGGTGCCAAAGATGGCCAGACAACCAGGCCGCCCCTTCCTCCTCTTAAGATCCTTCCACTGGACATTGACTGTAGCTTGCAGCTGCGCCAGCTCATGCGAACACGCCTGGGCTCGGCACACATGAATTCGTTCACCAAACGCCTTTCAGAAGCTCTGGCCCAGGACCTTAGCAAGACTTACCAACCCAACGGTCACACCCTGCCCGTTTCTCAGGACCAGGCCATCCCGCTCAACCTCAGCAAAAAGGCCACCACCAAGAGGTCTTCTGATGATATGGAGGTCAGGGATTCGCAGCACCAAAACTGTGGAGAATTGCAGGCCAAGAGGATGAAGATGGAACCCGAAGATACCTGCTTGGCTCTGAAACGGAACGGAGGCTTGTCAGAAGTTCCAATGGTCCAGGACGAGCCTGCTGATCTGAGTTCTCCACGGAGGGCCAGGGCTCTTCTACCAAGTAGGACTAGCTTGGTCTTGGCTGGCTCTGCAGCTGCATGCATATCTCCGCACGCTAACCTCGACGTCTCCTCAGGCAGCGTTTTCCCCTCCAGTGTGTTCTCTTCTCCTGCTACTTTGAAACAGGAGAGCGAACTGGTTCCAGTGGATCTCAAACTGGGGACAACCCCTGTATGGAAAACAGACCCTAAGGTGACGGCTGTTTGTCAGAATTCCGGACCTAAGGTGGAACAACTCTCCCAGTCTATGCCTTATGAGGATTCCAAATTGCAGGACTACAAAGTTCCCTCTCTTAAAGGGCTCTCCAGCTCAGACTTGTCCAAACCATCACAAAGCTGTTGA